The proteins below come from a single Prolixibacter sp. NT017 genomic window:
- a CDS encoding TonB-dependent receptor — MKLTGFLLLLSAMTLSAKTYSQAVRLNLQVENANIVQVFDQIEKISEFGFFFKSDQMDLTKRYSLSIENASIDQILSQVLDLSKYKYQIVDRNIVISKRAVETAQSGQQDKHNVNGTVTDEDGVPLPGVTIVVKGTTSGTITDTNGHYTISNVGDSDVLVFSFIGMVAQDVAVQSRETIDVTMKRETYGIQEVVAIGYGTMRKQDVTGSISQAKGEELVQDQSFSALDNLRGKVSGVNIFSNSGQPGAYSSRVVIRGMSTIDASSAPLYVVDGVVMEDFGLINPNDIESIEVLKDASSAAIYGARGANGVILVTTKRGKEHGKGTTVSYQGSASVSTMARYMDVLNAQEWTDAFMIGLENENKYMDYNWSLDRTDWFTDPNYFDAQGNPLYDTNWQKEATRTAFSQNHQLNIQQAGENSSAGAFLNYTDQEGIVNNTYSKRVNAKLAFDGDPTKWLSTSLNLSVNHTWGRYTPETGGGQEARRTMIEMLPWLPLRDANGNYTTSASSSMSDTFGFEGMSNPVMILDLQKRMRYNTQIFGNTALTFHLLDGLDLKTQFGIDSHNITSKGYSSISLNNISMPNGWAYIDHENIFYWQEETYLTYQKVFGMHRLNAMAGLSWQERTYNSDGSRTEGFSDDFFEWYNMGAGTTPSAPSSYYENWAMNSYFLRVAYTYNDKYSATVTGRYDGSSKFGKNNKYAFFPSAGLAWIVSQEDFLKDNATISTLKLHTSYGLTGNSEISPYRSLASVDSGTELLDGSRAPYSYISSMANPDLKWEKTAQWDMGFNLGLFRNKLNFDISYYHKKTTDLLLNTPLPTSSGFGSIYKNIGSVQNQGLDIMVDATPVRTNDFQWNATLNLNYNKNKILHLGENDEDIELNYWVGGSESILRVGENLSSFYGYRRLGVYTIEDYEAGNCEKSQIGRAKRTNEKEIIGKGMPDWAGSLINNFRYKNFDLTVDLQFVWGVETMQQFYHPTYDRFGITNGLTNILYDAYNGTNPNTMEQAIYLTNSGHAGQNTTVDSGWIADGSYLRGNLIQLGYTFSDKQCRAIGLSKLRLYANVNNAFLICSSKYNGYDPESTSQGSAKFGQNMTFYAYPRARTWTLGLNVTF; from the coding sequence CATGACCCTGTCGGCGAAGACCTACTCACAGGCGGTGCGCTTAAATCTCCAGGTTGAAAATGCCAACATCGTTCAGGTTTTCGATCAAATAGAGAAGATTTCTGAATTTGGCTTTTTCTTTAAGTCCGATCAGATGGACCTCACGAAGCGGTATAGTCTTTCGATAGAAAATGCCAGCATTGACCAGATTCTTTCCCAGGTACTGGATTTATCGAAATACAAATATCAAATCGTTGACCGCAATATTGTGATTTCCAAAAGAGCTGTTGAAACAGCGCAAAGCGGACAACAGGATAAACACAATGTAAATGGTACGGTAACGGATGAAGATGGAGTCCCGCTTCCGGGAGTAACCATCGTCGTTAAAGGAACGACCTCCGGAACGATTACCGATACGAACGGACACTATACGATATCCAATGTTGGTGACTCTGATGTGCTGGTATTCTCTTTTATCGGAATGGTGGCACAGGACGTTGCAGTGCAATCGCGTGAAACCATCGATGTTACCATGAAACGGGAGACATACGGAATTCAGGAAGTGGTAGCGATTGGATATGGTACCATGCGTAAGCAGGATGTAACCGGTTCCATTTCCCAGGCAAAAGGCGAGGAATTGGTACAAGACCAAAGTTTCAGTGCACTGGATAATTTGAGAGGAAAGGTTTCCGGTGTCAATATTTTCTCCAACTCGGGGCAGCCCGGAGCTTATTCAAGTCGTGTTGTTATCAGAGGTATGTCTACCATCGATGCTTCGTCGGCTCCTTTGTATGTAGTGGATGGCGTTGTGATGGAGGATTTTGGATTGATCAACCCGAATGATATCGAGAGTATTGAAGTGTTGAAAGATGCTTCTTCGGCGGCTATTTACGGAGCCCGTGGTGCCAATGGTGTTATTCTGGTGACAACCAAACGCGGAAAAGAGCATGGCAAGGGAACTACGGTAAGCTACCAGGGATCTGCCAGCGTGAGTACCATGGCCCGTTATATGGATGTGCTAAATGCGCAGGAGTGGACCGACGCTTTCATGATTGGTCTCGAAAATGAGAACAAATACATGGATTACAACTGGTCGCTTGACCGGACGGATTGGTTTACTGACCCGAACTACTTTGATGCACAGGGTAATCCGCTGTATGATACCAACTGGCAGAAAGAAGCCACCCGGACCGCTTTTTCTCAAAATCATCAGTTGAATATTCAGCAAGCCGGTGAAAATTCTTCAGCCGGTGCTTTCCTGAATTATACTGATCAGGAGGGTATTGTTAATAATACGTACAGTAAACGTGTCAATGCTAAACTGGCATTTGACGGCGATCCGACGAAATGGTTGTCTACTTCCCTTAATTTATCGGTGAACCATACATGGGGACGTTATACTCCGGAAACAGGCGGCGGACAGGAAGCTCGTCGTACGATGATTGAGATGTTGCCCTGGTTACCTCTGCGCGATGCGAATGGTAATTACACTACTTCTGCCAGCTCATCCATGTCCGATACCTTTGGATTCGAAGGAATGTCGAACCCTGTGATGATTCTGGATCTACAGAAACGGATGAGGTACAACACACAGATTTTCGGAAATACAGCCTTAACCTTCCATTTGCTGGATGGTCTTGATCTGAAAACTCAATTTGGTATCGACAGCCACAATATAACCAGCAAGGGGTATTCTTCTATCTCTTTGAATAACATATCCATGCCGAACGGTTGGGCTTATATCGATCATGAAAATATATTTTACTGGCAGGAAGAAACTTATTTAACCTACCAGAAAGTATTTGGCATGCACCGCCTGAATGCGATGGCAGGTCTTTCGTGGCAAGAGCGCACATATAATTCCGATGGTTCGCGTACCGAAGGATTCAGTGATGATTTCTTTGAATGGTATAACATGGGTGCCGGTACAACTCCTTCAGCTCCCTCTTCCTATTACGAAAATTGGGCAATGAATTCCTACTTCCTGCGTGTTGCTTATACCTATAATGACAAGTATTCGGCAACGGTAACCGGTCGTTATGATGGTTCTTCCAAATTCGGAAAGAACAACAAATATGCGTTCTTCCCGTCTGCGGGATTGGCCTGGATTGTATCACAGGAAGACTTCTTAAAAGACAATGCAACCATCAGTACTCTGAAACTTCATACCAGTTACGGATTGACGGGTAACTCTGAAATTTCGCCCTATCGTTCGTTAGCATCGGTTGACTCAGGAACTGAGTTACTGGATGGTTCGAGAGCACCATACTCCTATATTAGCTCGATGGCAAATCCGGATTTGAAATGGGAGAAAACAGCACAGTGGGACATGGGCTTTAACTTAGGTTTGTTCCGAAATAAGCTGAACTTCGATATCTCTTATTATCACAAAAAAACAACCGATTTGTTACTGAATACTCCGTTGCCAACGTCTTCGGGTTTTGGTTCGATATACAAAAATATCGGGTCGGTACAAAACCAGGGACTTGATATCATGGTGGATGCTACGCCTGTTCGCACGAACGATTTTCAATGGAATGCTACACTGAACCTGAACTACAATAAAAACAAGATTCTTCACCTTGGCGAAAACGATGAAGATATCGAGTTGAATTATTGGGTTGGTGGTTCAGAAAGTATTTTGCGGGTCGGTGAAAACCTGAGTAGTTTCTATGGTTACCGCAGGTTAGGTGTTTACACCATTGAAGATTATGAAGCGGGTAACTGCGAGAAGAGCCAGATTGGTAGGGCGAAGAGGACTAACGAAAAAGAGATTATCGGTAAAGGAATGCCCGATTGGGCAGGTAGTCTCATTAACAATTTCAGGTATAAGAATTTTGACTTAACTGTTGATCTGCAATTTGTTTGGGGTGTAGAAACGATGCAGCAATTTTACCACCCGACCTACGACCGTTTTGGTATCACCAACGGTTTGACCAACATTTTATACGATGCGTATAATGGTACTAACCCCAATACGATGGAACAAGCCATTTATCTGACAAATTCAGGACATGCCGGACAGAACACAACGGTGGATTCTGGTTGGATTGCTGATGGTTCTTATTTAAGAGGTAATCTTATACAACTGGGGTATACCTTCTCTGACAAGCAATGCAGAGCCATTGGTCTTTCGAAATTACGTTTATATGCGAATGTGAACAATGCATTCTTGATCTGCTCCAGTAAATACAACGGGTACGATCCGGAATCAACTTCCCAGGGGAGTGCCAAGTTCGGACAGAACATGACATTTTACGCATATCCAAGGGCCAGAACATGGACATTGGGACTAAACGTAACATTTTAA
- a CDS encoding GH92 family glycosyl hydrolase, whose protein sequence is MRKIHLFLSIGILLFIGQGLSFASVPPTSTKKYTQYVNPFIGTGSVDSLSLSGSNFPGACAPFGLVQLSPDTREYPDDPCSGYDYNDKTIVGFSHTHLSGTGCPDLYDFLFMPYQGDIQWQCGSDDGKTKGFRSAFRHETEKAYPGYYSVVLDDYHIKAELTATEHCGMHRYTFSNTDPVHLMIDLDHSLVRNSPYRYCKIIEAQARVVDSKTIEGYRIISGWAPLRKVYFRAEFSRPFHSHAFKAGRNIFENIPVANNSNLKLVLNFDKDNSQPLLVKVGLSSVSAEGARENLKAEIKDFNFDGIVEQTNESWNKELSCVDIEGTPKQKRIFYTGLYHLFIQPNNIADVSGNYLATDNSIRHAPDGKHYSTFSLWDTYRAAHPFYTLVQQKRTAAFINSMLRQYKTYGYLPIWQLWGQENYCMIGNHAIPVIVDAFFKGIPGVDYQKAYEAVKASSTTSHRNSPFNILDKYGYFPEDLQTQSVSLTLEIAYDDWCVAQMAKKLGHEDDYQFFLNRSNDYKNLFDKSIGFFRAKDSNGNWIEPFNPLKYGGNGGFPFTEGNAWQYLWYVPQDVYSFIDMMGGDKMFVDKLDTFFTLNAKPGDVNGNASGFIGQYAHGNEPSHHIVYLYDFAGEPWKAQFYSAKIQNELYTDQQSGYSGNEDCGQMSAWYLFSSMGFYPVNPANSVFCFGSPQLAKATINLANGKQFTVTTKNAGGKNIYIQSVRLNGKPYTHSYITYQDIISGGQLEFVMGKRPNKKFGTAPKDRPVSVVSY, encoded by the coding sequence ATGAGAAAAATTCATTTATTTCTATCGATTGGAATTCTGCTTTTTATCGGGCAGGGATTGAGCTTTGCTTCCGTTCCACCAACATCAACAAAAAAATATACGCAGTATGTCAACCCATTTATTGGAACTGGCTCTGTTGATAGCTTAAGCCTATCGGGAAGTAATTTTCCGGGCGCTTGCGCTCCTTTCGGATTGGTACAGCTTAGCCCTGATACACGAGAATATCCCGACGACCCTTGCAGTGGCTACGATTATAACGACAAAACCATTGTAGGTTTTAGCCATACGCATTTGAGTGGAACTGGTTGTCCTGACCTTTATGATTTTTTGTTCATGCCTTACCAGGGTGATATTCAATGGCAATGTGGGAGCGATGACGGAAAAACAAAAGGATTTCGTTCTGCATTTCGGCATGAGACAGAAAAAGCGTATCCCGGTTACTATAGCGTCGTTCTCGATGACTATCATATTAAGGCAGAGCTGACCGCAACAGAGCATTGCGGAATGCACCGCTACACTTTCTCGAATACCGATCCGGTTCACCTGATGATTGACCTTGATCATTCGCTGGTCAGGAACAGTCCGTATCGCTATTGCAAAATCATCGAAGCCCAGGCCCGTGTGGTCGATTCGAAAACCATCGAAGGATACCGTATTATTTCAGGCTGGGCTCCGCTCCGGAAAGTGTATTTCCGGGCCGAATTTTCCCGTCCGTTCCATTCGCACGCTTTTAAAGCCGGAAGGAATATCTTTGAGAATATTCCGGTAGCCAATAATTCCAATTTGAAGTTGGTGTTGAATTTTGATAAGGATAATTCGCAACCGTTATTGGTCAAGGTGGGACTTTCGTCGGTATCAGCCGAAGGTGCACGCGAGAATCTGAAAGCAGAGATAAAAGATTTCAATTTTGACGGCATCGTCGAGCAAACCAACGAAAGCTGGAATAAGGAGCTTTCGTGTGTTGACATAGAGGGAACGCCCAAGCAGAAGCGGATTTTCTACACCGGCTTATATCACTTGTTTATTCAACCCAACAACATTGCCGACGTTTCGGGTAATTACCTGGCAACTGATAACAGTATCCGGCATGCGCCTGATGGAAAGCACTACAGTACGTTCTCATTGTGGGACACCTATCGGGCCGCTCATCCTTTTTACACGCTGGTACAACAGAAGAGAACCGCAGCTTTTATTAATTCTATGCTGCGCCAGTACAAAACGTATGGCTATTTGCCTATCTGGCAATTGTGGGGACAAGAGAATTACTGCATGATTGGTAACCACGCTATTCCGGTTATCGTCGATGCCTTCTTCAAGGGAATTCCGGGAGTTGATTACCAGAAAGCTTATGAAGCTGTGAAGGCATCGTCGACGACTTCGCACCGGAATTCACCATTCAACATTCTGGATAAGTATGGCTATTTCCCGGAAGACTTGCAGACCCAGTCTGTTTCACTAACGCTCGAAATCGCTTACGATGACTGGTGCGTAGCGCAGATGGCAAAGAAACTCGGTCATGAAGACGACTATCAGTTTTTCCTGAATCGCTCCAATGATTATAAAAACCTGTTCGATAAATCGATCGGATTTTTCCGGGCGAAAGACAGCAACGGCAATTGGATTGAACCGTTTAATCCATTGAAATATGGTGGTAATGGCGGTTTTCCATTCACCGAAGGAAATGCCTGGCAGTATTTGTGGTATGTTCCGCAGGATGTGTATTCATTTATCGATATGATGGGGGGCGACAAGATGTTTGTCGACAAGCTCGATACCTTCTTTACGCTCAATGCCAAGCCTGGAGATGTCAACGGTAATGCGTCGGGCTTTATCGGGCAGTATGCCCACGGAAATGAGCCGAGTCACCACATTGTCTACTTATACGACTTTGCTGGCGAACCGTGGAAAGCCCAGTTTTACAGTGCCAAAATTCAGAATGAATTGTATACTGATCAACAGTCGGGCTATTCCGGCAATGAAGATTGTGGTCAGATGTCGGCCTGGTACCTCTTCAGTTCGATGGGCTTTTATCCGGTCAATCCGGCCAACAGCGTATTCTGTTTCGGTTCGCCACAACTGGCAAAAGCCACTATCAACCTGGCTAATGGGAAGCAATTTACGGTGACGACAAAAAATGCAGGAGGTAAGAACATTTATATCCAGTCTGTCCGGTTGAACGGGAAACCGTATACACATTCCTATATTACGTATCAGGATATCATCTCCGGTGGTCAACTCGAATTTGTGATGGGGAAACGGCCGAATAAGAAATTTGGAACAGCACCGAAAGACCGCCCCGTTTCTGTTGTAAGCTATTAA
- a CDS encoding RagB/SusD family nutrient uptake outer membrane protein: MKKILICLSVSLLFMTSCNDFLDESPKSALTEVDYYKTEAQATANVNYLYRNGAPRRISYASSAYIGPKASITGMLTGYFSNSYEGQEVVCKYSRLLTRQQHTNEISDTSDDIWDNCYNAINVANNAIASIPNITMDSGTAAQLTAEAMFFRAFNYFYLVKTFGDVPLLLEPANLENLYPERTASAQVYTQIESDLKAAIDALPAKTFAANGHRITKYVAAMVLTDVYFHRGDYANAKTYAKMVIDSPHSLTANTDMTESSAYNQLRSTDDLDEVIYAQEYDESISNSSWWPTYAFSSSATAVFGTYSIFERVYGPIDQFLNVYPTDDLRIQPNQFFHWNYTNPNNGKTWTAPDGQAGCWYYYDENAVLNTGKGTKDWNFYRLAEAYLDYAESIAQTDGVTDEAATYLARIQVRANMNGETEDQIKAGLMALSKQEFIETCWTERIREFPLEFKIWDDCVRTMKFPVISATNPGEVTYVDLIGAQNAAGATFKETDLVFPISLNELQRNPNLTQNAGYASK; encoded by the coding sequence ATGAAAAAGATATTAATATGTTTATCAGTGAGCCTTCTGTTTATGACGTCGTGTAATGACTTTCTCGATGAAAGTCCCAAATCTGCACTGACGGAGGTTGATTATTATAAAACAGAAGCTCAGGCAACGGCAAACGTAAACTACTTATACCGAAACGGGGCACCCAGACGCATATCTTATGCTTCCAGTGCTTACATCGGACCCAAAGCTTCTATCACCGGAATGTTGACCGGTTATTTCAGTAACAGCTACGAAGGACAGGAAGTGGTGTGTAAATATTCCCGCTTGCTGACGCGTCAGCAACATACGAACGAGATATCAGATACTTCGGATGATATTTGGGACAACTGTTATAATGCCATCAACGTGGCTAATAATGCCATCGCAAGCATTCCCAATATTACCATGGATTCAGGAACCGCAGCTCAGCTGACCGCTGAAGCCATGTTTTTCCGGGCATTCAATTATTTCTACCTGGTAAAAACATTTGGCGACGTTCCGCTGCTTTTGGAGCCTGCCAATCTGGAAAATCTTTATCCCGAAAGAACAGCATCTGCGCAGGTTTATACTCAGATAGAATCTGATTTGAAAGCTGCTATCGATGCTCTGCCGGCAAAAACATTTGCTGCTAATGGCCACCGGATTACCAAGTATGTCGCTGCTATGGTTCTCACTGATGTCTATTTTCACCGGGGTGATTATGCCAATGCGAAGACTTATGCGAAAATGGTTATCGATTCGCCTCATTCGCTTACCGCGAATACTGACATGACGGAAAGTAGCGCGTACAATCAACTGCGTTCCACTGACGATTTGGACGAAGTTATTTATGCGCAGGAATATGATGAAAGTATCAGCAATAGCAGCTGGTGGCCAACTTATGCATTTTCATCTTCGGCGACAGCCGTATTCGGAACCTATTCGATTTTTGAGCGGGTTTATGGACCGATTGATCAGTTCCTGAATGTATATCCGACCGATGATCTGCGTATTCAACCTAACCAGTTCTTCCATTGGAATTATACCAACCCGAATAATGGTAAAACCTGGACAGCTCCCGACGGACAGGCGGGATGCTGGTATTATTACGATGAAAATGCTGTATTGAATACCGGAAAAGGTACAAAAGACTGGAACTTCTATCGGTTGGCTGAAGCCTACCTGGATTATGCTGAATCAATCGCTCAGACTGACGGTGTAACGGATGAAGCCGCTACCTATCTTGCCAGAATACAAGTGCGGGCTAACATGAACGGTGAAACAGAAGACCAGATCAAAGCTGGCTTAATGGCGTTGTCGAAGCAGGAGTTCATCGAAACTTGCTGGACTGAAAGAATCCGCGAATTCCCGTTGGAATTCAAAATATGGGATGACTGCGTCCGTACGATGAAATTCCCGGTTATCTCAGCAACCAATCCCGGCGAAGTAACTTATGTTGACCTGATTGGCGCACAGAACGCAGCAGGAGCCACGTTTAAAGAAACCGACCTGGTATTCCCGATTTCATTGAACGAGTTGCAGCGTAACCCGAATTTGACCCAGAATGCAGGTTATGCAAGTAAATAA